One part of the Deltaproteobacteria bacterium genome encodes these proteins:
- a CDS encoding ATP-binding cassette domain-containing protein, producing the protein MTGGIYRPETDGVLLAMVNVYKTFPVRKSFFSREDLRVHAVDGVSLTVPPGKTLGLVGESGCGKTTLARLA; encoded by the coding sequence ATGACCGGCGGGATCTACCGGCCGGAAACGGACGGCGTGCTCCTCGCGATGGTCAACGTCTACAAGACGTTCCCGGTGCGGAAGTCGTTCTTCTCCCGGGAGGATCTGCGCGTGCACGCCGTGGACGGCGTCTCCCTCACGGTGCCGCCTGGAAAGACGCTCGGGCTGGTGGGGGAGTCGGGGTGCGGGAAGACGACCCTCGCCCGCCTCGCGA